The Rubricoccus marinus nucleotide sequence GACGACCGCGCGTGCCCCAACGGCCTTCTCGGCTTTCTCCGCCCCGATGGCACGCGGCCTGTCCACATGCCTCTGGCGGACGAACTCGCGCGCCAGAGGCGCGTGACGCGGCCTCAGGTTCTGGCGCCTCCCGCGCGAGAGGCCGCACCCAGTTTCTCATGACGAGCACGGCTCCCCAAGATCTCGTGTTCGACCGGGCGCTCCCCGGCGTCTTCGGCGCGCCCGACGCGCGGCTGCGCGCCTCGGTGGTGGTCCCTGCGCGCAACGAGGCACGGCGGCTTCCTGCTCTGATCGGCGCCCTTGCAGAGCAGCGCGATGCCCACGACCAGCCTCTGGCGCCTGGGACGCTGGACGTTCTCGTGCTGCTCAACAACTGCACCGACCGCTCGGCCGAAGCGGTCGCCGACGCGGCCTCGCGGTACCCGTCGCTGGACGTGCGCGCCGTCTCGCTCACGTTCCCGCCAGAGGTCGCCTGTGTGGGCCACGCTCGCCGCGTGCTGCTCGATGCTGCGTGCGCGCGGCTCCACGATGTGGGCCGCCCCGAGGGAGCGATCCTCTCGACCGACGCCGACACGGTCCCCGCGCCCGACTGGGTGGCGGCGACCCTGGCCGAGCTGGCCTCTGGCGCCGATGCCGTGGGCGGGCGGGCACTGCTGCTTCGCGAGGAGCGGGCCGCGCTCGCGCCGGGCGTACGGAGGCTGTACCTCCTGGATCTTGCCTACCGCCGCGCGATAGAGGAGGTGCGGGGGCTCTACGCGCCAGAGGCGCACGATCCGATCCCGCGCCACCACCACCACTTCGGCGCGAGCCTCGCCGTAACCGCGGGTGTCTATGCCGCCGTCGGCGGGCAGCCGGTGGCCACGACGTCCGAAGACGTCGCGCTCGTCCACGCGCTCGTAGGCGGCGGGTACCGGCTGCGGCACAGCCCACATGTGCGGGTGTTCACGTCGGCTCGCACGTCGGGCCGGGCCGATGGGGGGCTGGCAGACGCGTTCGGGTTCTGGGCGGACGTGGTCCGACGCGGAGACGAGCCGCGCGTAGAAGCGGCGTCCGCCGCCGAGCGCCGCCTGGCCGCGTTGGGCCTCTACCGCGCCGCACACCCTGACGCACCCCCGCCTCTGGCGCTTCTGGTCACGCCAGAGGCGGGAGGGGACGTCGAGGGAGAACCGATCACCAGAGCCATTCGTGGACTCCGCGCGTGCATCGCGCGGCTCCGCCCGCTGCCCCTCACCGAGCGGCTCCGCCACGCACGCTGCCTGCCCTTATGACCTCCACGCTCACGCTTCCGCCTGAAACCGCCTCTGGCGA carries:
- a CDS encoding glycosyltransferase, yielding MTSTAPQDLVFDRALPGVFGAPDARLRASVVVPARNEARRLPALIGALAEQRDAHDQPLAPGTLDVLVLLNNCTDRSAEAVADAASRYPSLDVRAVSLTFPPEVACVGHARRVLLDAACARLHDVGRPEGAILSTDADTVPAPDWVAATLAELASGADAVGGRALLLREERAALAPGVRRLYLLDLAYRRAIEEVRGLYAPEAHDPIPRHHHHFGASLAVTAGVYAAVGGQPVATTSEDVALVHALVGGGYRLRHSPHVRVFTSARTSGRADGGLADAFGFWADVVRRGDEPRVEAASAAERRLAALGLYRAAHPDAPPPLALLVTPEAGGDVEGEPITRAIRGLRACIARLRPLPLTERLRHARCLPL